A single genomic interval of Pyrobaculum arsenaticum DSM 13514 harbors:
- a CDS encoding class I SAM-dependent methyltransferase: MLEVFRDRARDYDAWYERHPQLYRSELMAASTFNCRGGVEIGVGTGRFAAPLGIAAGVDPVREMLRLAPRELDLVEGVGEMLPLKDGAYPCALIVVTICFVQDPEALLREAARAAGRVVACIVPRESPWGRLYTELGRGGHPFYSRARFYTVREVVGMAKGLKPVRLVATLFAPPPGAGEEEPTEASIDEAERAGFACIEFKRA; this comes from the coding sequence ATGTTAGAAGTATTTAGGGATAGGGCTAGGGACTACGACGCCTGGTACGAGAGGCATCCCCAACTCTACAGGTCTGAGCTTATGGCAGCCTCCACGTTCAACTGTCGAGGCGGTGTTGAGATAGGGGTTGGCACCGGCAGATTCGCCGCCCCCCTGGGCATAGCCGCCGGGGTGGACCCAGTAAGAGAGATGCTTAGGCTAGCCCCAAGAGAGCTCGACCTCGTGGAGGGCGTGGGGGAGATGCTCCCCTTAAAGGACGGCGCATATCCCTGTGCCCTTATAGTGGTTACGATATGCTTCGTACAGGATCCCGAGGCGCTTCTACGTGAAGCAGCCCGCGCCGCTGGGAGAGTAGTGGCGTGCATCGTGCCTAGAGAGTCGCCGTGGGGCAGGTTGTACACAGAGCTCGGCAGAGGAGGGCATCCTTTTTATTCAAGAGCGCGGTTTTACACGGTGAGGGAAGTTGTGGGGATGGCTAAGGGGCTTAAACCCGTGAGGCTCGTGGCGACGCTTTTCGCCCCTCCGCCCGGCGCCGGGGAGGAGGAGCCCACAGAGGCGTCCATAGACGAGGCCGAGAGGGCAGGCTTCGCCTGTATAGAATTTAAACGGGCATAG
- the yjjX gene encoding inosine/xanthosine triphosphatase, with amino-acid sequence MIVAAGTKNPNKIKAVKDAYRLFGFPAEVVPVGRPAGTPPQPVGLEEVVKGAVARAKAALEAVPGAEHGVGVEAGAVHAGGAHLDITVAAIADRGGAVTLGFGPAFQIPTAFLPDVLKGVELGELAERYFKKPSVGYREGIIGVLTGRRVTRYQLNLAAVAMALVPRLPKNAKLYRT; translated from the coding sequence GTGATCGTTGCGGCAGGCACGAAAAACCCAAACAAGATAAAGGCTGTAAAAGACGCCTATAGGCTTTTCGGATTCCCCGCAGAGGTGGTGCCCGTGGGGAGGCCGGCCGGCACGCCTCCCCAGCCGGTGGGCCTTGAGGAGGTGGTGAAAGGCGCCGTAGCGAGGGCAAAGGCCGCCCTGGAGGCAGTCCCCGGCGCTGAACACGGAGTGGGGGTGGAAGCCGGCGCCGTGCATGCGGGAGGTGCACATCTAGACATCACAGTGGCGGCCATCGCCGACAGAGGGGGCGCTGTGACCCTCGGCTTCGGCCCAGCCTTCCAGATTCCAACCGCCTTCCTACCCGACGTGCTTAAAGGCGTGGAGTTAGGCGAACTCGCCGAGAGGTATTTTAAAAAGCCCTCCGTGGGCTACAGAGAGGGTATCATCGGCGTGCTGACAGGTAGAAGGGTTACGCGGTACCAGCTGAACCTAGCCGCCGTGGCAATGGCCCTCGTGCCAAGGCTCCCCAAAAACGCAAAGCTCTACAGAACCTAG